A section of the Sphaerobacter thermophilus DSM 20745 genome encodes:
- a CDS encoding serine hydrolase domain-containing protein encodes MSETTTPAPELDGVVEAAMTRWGVPGLTLGILRDGEAETRAYGVASLESGYPLRPDSLFQIGSISKVYTATLVMTFVEEGVLDLDTPVWTYLPDLVLADAAARDAITVRHLLAHTSGLEGDRFTDYGMGDDALTRAIAEFHTLRQITPPGETWAYCNSGFYLTGAIIERLTGKPFEAVMRERVFEPLGLTRSFFFAHEAITYPVAVGHSPVQPGEPAHEVARRYPLPRCVNAAGGIISDVGDLLRFAAFHLGDGTVDGKRVLSPESLAAMREPQAEAGSFAEAYGLAWALHAYDGGWVIGHGGTTGGFQAQLRLVPGRGFAVAVLTNSSQGAAAYSEIIDWVLEHECGLRPVRPEPVSLSADELAWFAGRYHRPDVDITISVDGDRLRADVVTRSQLTGKETTLPPLTLIPIGERRFLIADTHVRGETVEFLEGPDGAPRFLRFHGRLADWQGR; translated from the coding sequence ATGTCCGAGACGACCACGCCCGCCCCTGAGCTCGACGGGGTGGTGGAAGCCGCGATGACCCGCTGGGGGGTGCCCGGCCTGACGCTGGGGATCCTGCGCGACGGGGAGGCCGAGACCCGCGCCTACGGCGTCGCCAGCCTGGAGAGCGGCTACCCCCTACGGCCGGACAGCCTGTTCCAGATCGGGTCGATCTCGAAGGTCTACACCGCGACGCTGGTCATGACCTTCGTCGAGGAGGGCGTGCTCGATCTCGACACGCCGGTGTGGACGTACCTGCCGGACCTCGTGCTGGCCGACGCCGCGGCGCGCGATGCGATCACCGTGCGCCACCTGCTGGCCCACACCAGCGGGCTGGAAGGCGACCGCTTCACCGACTATGGCATGGGGGACGACGCCCTGACGCGTGCCATCGCCGAGTTCCACACCCTGCGGCAGATCACCCCGCCCGGCGAGACCTGGGCCTACTGCAACAGCGGCTTCTACCTCACCGGCGCGATTATCGAGCGACTGACCGGGAAGCCGTTCGAGGCGGTCATGCGGGAACGGGTCTTTGAGCCGCTGGGCCTGACGCGCTCCTTCTTCTTCGCACACGAGGCGATCACCTATCCGGTGGCGGTCGGCCACTCGCCGGTGCAGCCGGGCGAGCCGGCCCACGAGGTGGCACGCCGCTACCCGCTGCCGCGCTGCGTCAACGCCGCCGGCGGCATCATCTCCGACGTCGGCGACCTGCTCCGTTTTGCCGCGTTCCACCTGGGCGACGGCACCGTGGACGGGAAGCGGGTGCTCTCCCCCGAATCGCTGGCAGCGATGCGCGAGCCGCAGGCGGAGGCCGGGAGCTTCGCCGAGGCCTACGGGCTGGCCTGGGCGCTGCACGCTTACGACGGCGGGTGGGTCATCGGGCACGGCGGCACGACCGGCGGGTTCCAGGCCCAGCTCCGTCTCGTGCCCGGGCGCGGCTTCGCCGTGGCGGTCCTGACCAACAGCTCGCAGGGCGCGGCGGCGTACAGCGAGATCATCGACTGGGTGCTGGAGCACGAGTGCGGCCTGCGGCCGGTTCGGCCGGAGCCGGTGAGCCTGTCCGCGGATGAGCTGGCCTGGTTCGCCGGGCGCTACCATCGCCCTGACGTCGACATCACGATTTCGGTCGACGGGGACCGGCTGCGCGCCGACGTGGTGACCCGCAGCCAGCTCACCGGCAAGGAGACGACGCTGCCCCCGCTGACGCTCATCCCGATCGGCGAGCGGCGTTTCCTGATCGCCGACACCCACGTGCGCGGGGAGACGGTCGAGTTCCTGGAGGGCCCCGACGGCGCCCCCCGCTTCCTCCGCTTCCACGGCCGCCTGGCGGACTGGCAGGGGCGGTAG